A DNA window from Kitasatospora atroaurantiaca contains the following coding sequences:
- a CDS encoding MFS transporter, whose product MSEPTAPSTRRRRLLVLAICCLSLFIVGLDNTVVNIALPSIQQELHAPASGLQWIIDAYTLVLASLLILSGSVADRIGRRRVFRAGLLLFVLGSLLCSLAPSLEWLIAFRALQAVGGSMLNPVAMSIITNTFTDPRERAQAIGVWGGVVGISMALGPLIGGFLVNGAGWPSIFLINVPVGLAACALTFRHIPESRAPRPRRLDPVGQVLMVLLLGAGTAVIIEGPGHGWTSPGILLLAGVAAAALLALPWWELRTAEPLIDPRFFRSVPFTGATLTAVCAFAALGGFLFLNTLYLQDVRHYSPVEAGLWTLPMAGLTLICAPLSGRIVGRRGPRGPLLVAGAALAASGLLLTRLATDSPAGLLLLAYALFGLGFGTVNAPITNAAVSGMPNSRAGVAAAVASTSRQVGQSLGVAVLGTVVTTAVTGPMATGFAQASHGGWWIMTGLGVVVLLLGLVTTTAWAARTAFAVALRIDPERSRQPA is encoded by the coding sequence GTGAGCGAACCGACAGCACCGTCCACCCGCCGGCGGCGGCTGCTGGTCCTCGCGATCTGCTGCCTCAGCCTGTTCATCGTCGGCCTGGACAACACCGTGGTGAACATCGCGCTGCCGTCGATCCAGCAGGAGCTCCACGCCCCCGCCTCCGGGCTGCAGTGGATCATCGACGCGTACACGCTGGTGCTCGCCTCGCTGCTGATCCTCTCCGGTTCGGTCGCCGACCGGATCGGCCGTCGGCGCGTGTTCCGGGCCGGGCTGCTGCTCTTCGTCCTCGGCTCGCTGCTGTGCAGCCTGGCGCCGAGCCTGGAGTGGCTGATCGCCTTCCGGGCGCTGCAGGCGGTGGGCGGATCGATGCTGAACCCCGTCGCGATGTCGATCATCACCAACACCTTCACCGACCCGCGTGAGCGCGCCCAGGCGATCGGCGTCTGGGGCGGCGTGGTCGGGATAAGCATGGCGCTCGGTCCGCTGATCGGCGGCTTCCTGGTGAACGGCGCGGGGTGGCCGTCGATCTTCCTGATCAACGTCCCGGTGGGCCTGGCCGCCTGCGCCCTGACGTTCCGTCACATTCCCGAGTCGCGCGCCCCCAGGCCCCGGCGGCTCGACCCGGTCGGCCAGGTACTGATGGTGCTGCTGCTCGGCGCCGGCACCGCCGTGATCATCGAGGGCCCGGGGCACGGCTGGACGTCGCCGGGGATCCTGCTGCTCGCGGGCGTCGCCGCGGCGGCCCTGCTCGCCCTTCCCTGGTGGGAGCTGCGCACCGCCGAGCCCCTCATCGACCCGAGGTTCTTCCGCAGCGTGCCGTTCACCGGCGCCACCCTCACCGCCGTCTGCGCTTTCGCCGCGCTCGGCGGCTTCCTCTTCCTCAACACCCTCTACCTGCAGGACGTCCGCCACTACAGCCCCGTCGAGGCCGGGCTCTGGACGTTGCCCATGGCGGGACTGACGCTGATCTGCGCCCCGCTGTCCGGGCGCATCGTCGGACGGCGCGGGCCGCGCGGGCCGCTGCTGGTCGCGGGCGCGGCGCTCGCCGCCAGCGGCCTCCTGCTCACCCGGCTCGCCACCGACTCCCCGGCCGGGCTGCTCCTGCTCGCGTACGCGCTCTTCGGGCTGGGCTTCGGGACGGTGAACGCGCCGATCACCAACGCGGCCGTCTCCGGGATGCCGAACTCCCGCGCCGGGGTGGCGGCCGCAGTGGCCTCGACGAGCCGTCAGGTCGGCCAGTCGCTCGGCGTCGCCGTGTTGGGCACCGTCGTCACCACGGCCGTGACCGGCCCGATGGCCACCGGCTTCGCGCAGGCGAGCCACGGCGGCTGGTGGATCATGACGGGCCTCGGCGTGGTCGTCCTGCTCCTCGGACTGGTCACCACCACGGCCTGGGCGGCCCGTACGGCCTTCGCGGTCGCCCTCCGCATCGACCCGGAGCGCAGCCGCCAGCCCGCCTAG
- a CDS encoding RNB domain-containing ribonuclease — MPRRHLSVRAADTARINAELAELRTRLELRADWPDEVLAEADRAAGVPRLPEFDATDLPLFTLDPPGSMDLDQAMHLTRRDSGYRVHYAIADVAAFVRPGGAIDTESHRRVQTLYFPDTRIPLHPARLSEAAASLLPGELRPALLWQIDLDADGAVVLADVRRAQVRSRRRLDYEGVQGVLDAGAADEQLRLLAEIGRLREAQEQARGGVSLPIPEQEVEPVDGGYRLAYRAPRPADGWNAQISLLTGMAAADLMLDAGVGLLRTLPGAPESAYARLRRVARALEVDWPDAMPYPELIRSLDPARANNAAFLNECTGLLRGAGYHAFDTARGVLPPADPGHAALAAPYAHCTAPLRRLADRYAQEICVAIAGGADIPLWVSEALLGVPALMESGDRRAHEVERACVDLVEAELLRGREGERFDAVVIDIDERKPVNGTVQLREPAVVAKCDGTTELPLGERIRVRLTKADPATRTVRFAPV; from the coding sequence ATGCCGCGCCGACACCTGAGCGTCAGAGCCGCCGACACCGCCCGGATCAACGCCGAGCTCGCCGAGCTGCGCACCCGTCTGGAACTCCGGGCCGACTGGCCCGACGAGGTGCTCGCCGAGGCCGACCGGGCGGCCGGCGTGCCCAGGCTGCCCGAGTTCGATGCCACCGACCTGCCGCTGTTCACCCTCGACCCGCCCGGTTCCATGGACCTCGACCAGGCCATGCACCTCACCCGGCGCGACAGCGGCTACCGGGTCCACTACGCCATCGCCGACGTGGCCGCCTTCGTCCGCCCCGGCGGCGCGATCGACACCGAGTCCCACCGCCGGGTCCAGACCCTCTACTTCCCGGACACCCGCATCCCGCTCCACCCCGCCCGGCTGTCCGAGGCCGCCGCCAGCCTGCTCCCGGGCGAGCTGCGCCCGGCCCTGCTCTGGCAGATCGACCTGGATGCGGACGGTGCCGTCGTGCTCGCCGACGTCCGGCGCGCCCAGGTCCGATCGCGCCGCCGCCTCGACTACGAGGGCGTCCAGGGCGTACTCGACGCCGGTGCGGCCGACGAGCAGCTCCGGCTCCTCGCCGAGATCGGCCGACTGCGCGAGGCCCAGGAACAGGCCCGCGGCGGCGTCAGCCTGCCCATCCCCGAGCAGGAGGTCGAGCCCGTCGACGGCGGCTACCGGCTCGCCTACCGCGCCCCGCGTCCCGCCGACGGCTGGAACGCCCAGATCTCCCTGCTCACCGGCATGGCCGCGGCCGACCTGATGCTCGACGCCGGAGTCGGTCTGCTCCGCACCCTCCCCGGCGCACCCGAGTCCGCGTACGCCCGGCTGCGCCGCGTCGCCCGGGCGCTGGAGGTGGACTGGCCGGACGCCATGCCGTACCCGGAGTTGATCCGCTCGCTCGACCCCGCGCGCGCCAACAACGCCGCCTTCCTCAACGAGTGCACCGGCCTGCTGCGCGGCGCCGGCTACCACGCCTTCGACACCGCCCGGGGCGTGCTGCCCCCGGCCGACCCCGGGCACGCCGCCCTCGCCGCGCCGTACGCGCACTGCACCGCGCCGCTGCGCCGGCTGGCCGACCGGTACGCGCAGGAGATCTGTGTGGCGATCGCCGGGGGAGCCGACATCCCGCTGTGGGTGAGCGAGGCGCTGCTGGGTGTCCCCGCGCTGATGGAGAGCGGTGACCGCCGGGCGCACGAGGTCGAGCGGGCCTGCGTCGACCTGGTCGAGGCCGAGCTGCTGCGCGGACGCGAGGGCGAGCGCTTCGACGCCGTGGTGATCGACATCGACGAGCGCAAGCCCGTCAACGGCACTGTCCAGCTGCGCGAGCCGGCCGTGGTCGCCAAGTGCGACGGCACCACCGAACTCCCGCTCGGCGAACGGATCCGCGTCCGCCTGACCAAAGCGGACCCGGCCACCCGGACGGTCCGCTTCGCGCCCGTCTGA
- a CDS encoding DUF3995 domain-containing protein → MSAIDVSVIGTSAVRAGAVNASAVRTSPVGASALRATGAVVAGALGAIGVLHAAWMRTQWPLSSPAEFADAVVGVGVDRLPTPAMCAEVAVALGAASYLVGARAGVLPAAGPRRLRAVGTGAVAGVLLARGVGGLLLFGPEGSGRRITRTERFARLDRRYYSPLCLALGAGAAVVAAGGE, encoded by the coding sequence ATGAGTGCGATCGACGTGAGCGTGATCGGCACGAGTGCGGTCAGGGCCGGTGCGGTCAACGCGAGTGCGGTCAGGACGAGTCCGGTCGGGGCGAGTGCGCTCAGGGCGACCGGCGCGGTGGTGGCGGGGGCTCTGGGGGCGATCGGGGTGCTGCACGCGGCGTGGATGCGGACGCAGTGGCCGTTGAGCAGCCCGGCGGAGTTCGCGGACGCCGTGGTCGGGGTCGGCGTGGACCGGCTGCCGACACCGGCGATGTGTGCGGAGGTGGCGGTGGCGCTGGGCGCGGCCTCGTACCTGGTGGGTGCCCGCGCGGGGGTGCTGCCGGCAGCCGGACCGCGTCGCCTGCGAGCAGTGGGTACGGGCGCGGTGGCGGGGGTGCTGCTGGCGCGGGGTGTGGGCGGTCTGCTGCTGTTCGGCCCGGAGGGGTCCGGGCGGCGGATCACGCGGACGGAGCGCTTCGCGCGGCTGGACCGGCGGTACTACTCGCCGCTGTGCCTCGCCCTGGGGGCGGGGGCCGCGGTGGTGGCGGCCGGGGGCGAGTGA
- a CDS encoding class I SAM-dependent DNA methyltransferase yields the protein MTEPDFLSMTRASYDAVAADYAGRFRDELGAKPLERAMLAGFAELVLAAGAGPVADVGCGTGRVTAHLDGLGLSVFGIDLSPQMIAVARQAHPGLRFDVGSMLALDLPDGSLGGLMAWYSIIHVPDERLPEVFAEFHRVLAPGGYVQLAFQVGEEPWHVTEAFGHAISLDFHRRQPDRVAELLSEAGLAVRARLLRERDVDGEFPERTPQAFLLARKQPR from the coding sequence GTGACCGAACCGGACTTCCTGAGCATGACCCGGGCCTCCTACGACGCCGTGGCCGCCGACTACGCCGGACGCTTCCGTGACGAACTGGGGGCCAAGCCGCTGGAGCGGGCGATGCTCGCCGGGTTCGCCGAACTCGTGCTGGCCGCCGGTGCCGGACCGGTCGCCGACGTCGGCTGCGGTACCGGCCGAGTGACGGCGCATCTGGACGGCCTGGGCCTGTCGGTGTTCGGGATCGACCTGTCGCCGCAGATGATCGCGGTGGCCCGGCAGGCGCACCCGGGTCTGCGGTTCGACGTGGGTTCGATGCTGGCACTGGACCTGCCGGACGGCTCCCTCGGCGGCCTCATGGCCTGGTACTCGATCATCCATGTCCCGGACGAGCGGCTGCCGGAGGTCTTCGCCGAATTCCACCGGGTGCTGGCTCCGGGCGGCTACGTGCAGCTCGCCTTCCAGGTCGGCGAGGAGCCGTGGCACGTGACGGAGGCGTTCGGTCACGCGATCTCGCTCGACTTCCATCGGCGGCAGCCGGACCGGGTCGCCGAGCTGCTGAGCGAGGCCGGGCTGGCCGTGCGGGCTCGGCTGCTGCGCGAGCGCGACGTCGACGGCGAGTTTCCGGAGAGGACGCCGCAGGCCTTTCTGCTGGCGCGCAAGCAGCCTCGGTGA
- the yaaA gene encoding peroxide stress protein YaaA, whose amino-acid sequence MLVLLPPSEGKAPSEAGVPLALGELSLPGLSAARETVLSTLVELCSGDVDTAQQVLGLSKGLRGEVARNAGLRTAGALPAGEVYTGVLFDALGLAKLDEAAYERAERSLLVFSGLWGAVRIGDRIPPYRCSMGVKLPPLGALGAYWRREMESVLPGIADGLVLDLRSSAYAAAWKPSGEVAARTATVRVLQEREVDGVLKRSVVSHFNKATKGRLVRDLLIAGAEPGSPGELVDVLLGLGYRVEVSAAGSARKPWQLDVVVTDVH is encoded by the coding sequence GTGCTGGTGCTGTTGCCGCCGTCGGAGGGCAAGGCCCCGTCCGAGGCCGGGGTGCCGCTGGCGCTCGGGGAGCTCTCGCTGCCCGGGCTGTCCGCGGCTCGGGAGACGGTGCTGAGCACGCTGGTCGAGCTGTGCTCGGGCGACGTGGACACGGCGCAGCAGGTGCTCGGACTGAGCAAGGGGCTGCGCGGCGAGGTGGCCCGCAACGCCGGGCTGCGGACGGCCGGGGCGCTGCCGGCGGGCGAGGTGTACACCGGGGTGCTGTTCGACGCGCTGGGGCTGGCAAAGCTGGACGAGGCCGCGTACGAGCGGGCGGAGCGGTCGCTGCTGGTGTTCTCGGGCCTGTGGGGTGCGGTGCGGATCGGCGACCGGATTCCGCCGTACCGCTGCTCGATGGGGGTGAAGCTGCCGCCGCTGGGCGCGCTCGGGGCGTACTGGCGGCGGGAGATGGAGTCGGTGCTGCCGGGCATCGCCGACGGGCTGGTGCTGGATCTGCGGAGCTCCGCGTACGCGGCCGCCTGGAAGCCGTCGGGTGAGGTGGCGGCGCGTACGGCGACCGTGCGGGTGCTGCAGGAGCGCGAGGTGGACGGGGTGCTGAAGCGCTCGGTGGTGAGCCACTTCAACAAGGCGACGAAGGGGCGGCTGGTGCGTGACCTGCTGATCGCGGGGGCGGAGCCGGGTTCGCCGGGTGAGCTGGTGGATGTGCTGCTGGGGCTGGGGTACCGGGTGGAGGTTTCGGCGGCGGGGTCGGCGCGGAAGCCTTGGCAGCTGGATGTTGTGGTGACGGACGTTCACTGA